From Mus musculus strain C57BL/6J chromosome 8, GRCm38.p6 C57BL/6J, a single genomic window includes:
- the Cmtm2a gene encoding CKLF-like MARVEL transmembrane domain-containing protein 2A: MAAPIKFPFRPRGGQPREDTTPKRGLRRYLLELKESNKEFWLSGHAVFKLLSLGCMISALDYFETMLPHPVLILLICMEAAICIFFIFLNTLAINRYIPFVFWPMADIFNSLFSCVFLGGGIYFAFKARRLLPKPYLTAMILMGAAAICSFIDMLLQFQHFRGLRLRKW, translated from the exons ATGGCAGCACCGATAAAGTTTCCATTTCGGCCCAGAGGAGGTCAGCCCAGAGAGGACACGACCCCAAAAAGGGGGCTTCGACGCTATCTATTGGAATTGAAAGAGAGCAATAAAGAGTTCTGGCTGTCAGGACACGCCGTGTTCAAGCTTCTGTCTTTG GGCTGCATGATCTCTGCACTAGACTACTTTGAAACAATGCTCCCACATCCGGTCCTGATCCTGCTCATCTGTATGGAAGCGGCAATCTGCATATTCTTCATCTTCCTTAACACCTTAGCCATCAACAGATACATTCCCTTCGTCTTCTGGCCTATGGCG GATATCTTCAACAGCCTGTTCTCCTGTGTGTTCCTTGGAGGTGGCATATACTTTGCTTTCAAGGCTAGAAGATTATTGCCAAAGCCCTACTTAACTGCTATG ATCCTCATGGGCGCTGCTGCGATCTGTTCTTTCATCGACATGTTACTTCAATTCCAACACTTCAGAGGCCTTAGGTTAAGGAA gTGGTAA